A stretch of DNA from Pongo pygmaeus isolate AG05252 chromosome 3, NHGRI_mPonPyg2-v2.0_pri, whole genome shotgun sequence:
CTTCTCATTATTCTAcctttattgctttaaaaaatcaattttgctttttttattctcttgtgTTTTAAACTTCTCTACCTGAAGGTTTAGGTCATTTTCTAATATGACATTTGATGTTAAAATTTCCCTATgtatgccaggtgtggtggctcctgcctgtgatctcagtactttgggaggctgaagcaggaggatttcttgagcccaggagtttgagactagtctgggcaacagagtgggaccctgactctacaaaaaataaaaaaattagctgggtatggtggcgtgcgcctgtggtcccaggtactcagatgctgaggtggcaggattgctgtagcctgggaggtcgaggctgtgatgagctgtgatggtgccatttgcactccagcctgggcaacagagtgagactctgtctcccagtaaaataaaattttcctatGTATTATTTTAGCTGCTCTcagaattttaatatataatactttattttttgtcttttttagttattttctagTTTGCATTATGATTAATTTCGTTCTTTAACTCTTGGGTTATTTAgtactgtgtttttaaatttctgaacaGATGAGTGTTTTGTCTTTTATAAAAATTGGTTTTCAACTTAACTACAGTAGGTCAGGTGGTGTAGTTTGTATGATACTAATTCACtgatatttttaagatttttttggcCTAGTTAAGTGTTGATTTTTAATACATTTCATATTTGCTTGATAAGAATGTACATGATTACAATGTGTTAATATATCCATTAAATCATGCTTATTGTTACTCATATCTCCTGTATTTGAGAGATGAATGTTGAAATCTCCCTTTATTATGTTGAACTTGTGGTTTCTCCTTATAATTCTGCctatgtttgctttatatatttggaggGTAGTTTTTGAAATGTATACAAGCTTAAGATTTTTATATTACCCTAATTAATTGaaccttttattattttctagtgattttcttttgtctttagtAGTGATTTTTGTTGTAAAGTGTAATTTACCTAATATTGATAGACCTACATCAGCTTCCTTTTAGTtagtatttgttatttcttttttcatacttTTACTTTGAGTATTTTTATGTTCGATGTATCTCTTGTAAGCTTGATGGCTGGATTTTTCGAAATCCACTCTGTCCACCTTGACTTTTAACTGATAAACTTAGTTCTTTTATGGCTATTTTGGTTATTCATATAATTGATCTTGTTTCTTACAATTATTCATATAATTGATCTTGTCTCATTCTGTGCTTTTTGTTCATCTCACCTTTTCTGTGATTGTTCTTCTATTATAGAAAATGATGTAGTTGGATTTTTTTCCTATCAtgccttatttaaaattttaaaaattgttcccaaatttttgtattaaatttttttcttctctactaaTTTGAAAATCGTATAtactatttttgttcttttagtggTTACCTTGCAAGTTTTATCATGCAGACTTTAAATCTAAAGTCAAAGCATTTTCTTGGCTTTCCTCCTCACGCatacaaagactttaaaacattttaattctgaCACTTGCCTCCCTCTCAATTTACGTGCTCTCATTGTCCAGAATATACAGGTAGTGTTTGTTTTCACTTATTCATCTAGTTATtgctttctgcttcattttttcttGCATCATATACCTTTCATCTGGGAATTTCCTTCTGCCTGATGTTCATCTTTGAGAATTTTGTTTACAGTAAGGGTCTGCTTGgtgtcaaattctttttttaaaatctgcaaatcTTTTTATTGCCCTCATTCTTGTAAGATACTTTTGCTGGATATGTATATTCTATACTGACAGttattttctgttgttgaagATAACACTTGACCCCCTTCTGACttacattattattgttgttaagtCAGCTGTCATTCTAATTGTTTCTTTGTAGATAACtagttttaaaatgattttttaaaatttctggttGCTTTTAATATGATCTCTTTGTCTTTGGTGAATGACAATTTCAGTACTATGTTTCTAGTTatggatttcttattttttatcttgtCTGGCATTTGTTGGCTTCTGAAATTAAGGAATTGGTGTTTTTCATCATTTCTGGAAAATTCTCCGcatttttctttacattgttTCCGTCCCAtgcattctcttctctttccGGGACTTAGATTAGATGTTTACTAGAACTTTTGGCTCTGGCTCTTATGACTCTTAAcctctctttcatattttctatctctttgctTCTCTGTGATCTGAAACCAGACAAGATCGAGGTAGGTAAATATGAAAGCCAGATTTGCCCAACTGGCAAATGCATATATTATCCCTGGGATCCAGTCACAAAGCCTTGAATTCAACCCAAGACAGGAAAAGTTGCAATTGAGATGTTTTCATTAAGACCAAACCTTTGAGGGGCTAAAGCATAACATCTGGCCTCCTGGCAGGTATAAACCTAGATGCTGTGTGAAAGTACTCGGAGTTGAAGGCCTCAGAATTCTCATATATTAAGTTCAACCAAATATGAGCttacaataaaaaacatttttgaaaaagggACCATGAGTGAAAACACAAACAACTAACTTCATATTTGAACATGTAGAAACTTCAAatactagaattttttttctttgtttgaacttaaagtgtataatttaaGAAATccttaatgaaatgaaaattagaatCAAATTGTATATATTGTGGTCACAATAAAGCAGCTTTGATATTCTTATCtattagaaatatattattgtttttctagacatatgttctgatttttaaaaacttaattatcAATATTCCTTCAACCCTTTTCTCCCCTGGAATTTTCAGGCGTAACATTCATGGggtaagcaaagaaaaaataacaagaatGTTGGAACATTATCAACGTTTTGTTTCAGTGCCAATTATTATGAGTTCTTCGGTTCCAGAGAAAATTGAACGTATTGAGTTGTGTGCATATTCTTGTGAGGATAGAAGCACTAGGTAGGTTAAAATGCCTTATGTATGAAATtcaatttgaaatataatttttaaaaagtataattttggaGCTTGTGGAATCATTGctgataaactttaaaaataaggtggacttggctgggtgtggtggctcacacctgtaatcccagcagtttgggaggccgagggaggtggatcacctgaggtcaggagttcgataccagcctgaccaacatggagaaacccgtctccactaaaagtacaaaattagctgggctagtggtgcatgcctgtaatctcagctgcttgagaggctgaggtaggagaattgcttgaacctgggaggcagaggttgcggtgagccgagatcgcaccattgcattccaccctggcaacaagagcgaaactctatctcaaaaaataaaaaaataaataaataaggtggacttttgttatttttaaggaTTTACTTATAGTCTTACCTGGGGTGGGATATATGTAGTTATCAAGAGAAGTACAAGTTCATATGAGAGATGACATGACAGTTCTTTTATTGTCCTCAGTTTTGTGAGTCCATGATTATGCTATGAATTCTCCTGCCAGTTTTATGTGACACTCGCTGCTAATCCAGTATTTCCCTTATCTTCTCGCTGTTATTATTTTGTATCCACTCAAATCACTTCTTAATTTCCTTAAGTTTTAATGAAAATACTCTTTCAAGCTACTGTTATAAAAATCATTAACGGTACACTTTTACCAAGTAATACAAGTCATGGCCTTCTGACAGTTTGCAATCCAAGGTAGCACTGATTCTGTTTAGCAACGAAGACACAAAaacaattgaataaataaaaacagcattAATTGACAGAGTAAAGAAGAAACCAGAGGTCTGAGTTATCCATATGTTATGATGGTAAGGGATAGAGAGGCTCTGTTAAAAAGGAGTTGGGAATGGGGAAGAGAAAAtttataaatgcttttttttattgagaAACAGTGTTGCaaagtggttaagagcatggactctTGAGCTATATTTTCTGGGTTCAAAAAGTCCCAAAGCTTTGTAATCTCTGACAAGTTACAAAATCTTTCTGTACTTCAgctcttcatttctaaaatgccAGTAATAACACTCTGCTCATAAAAATCTTATAAGGATTATGAATTAGTACATGCAAGGGACTTAAAGTAGCATCATCTAACACATAGAAAACTCAGCGTTAGGTATGATTTCACTTAGGAAGGCATCCTGCGAGAGTTGGGACTTCGAGCACtcctgaagttaaaaaaaaaaggaaatgtgttgaCAAATTTAATCAGGAAAAATTAACTAAAGTTGAGAATATAATGATTCGCACAAGTGCTTTGAGTCTGAAATTAACATTAAATATGGCTTTAAAATATCTTACCAAATGACATTTCAAATGAAAGCtctttttctctaatttctcttAATCGGGCAAATAGCATTGGTTGGCCCTTTGTGACTTTGTAAATGAAGCTTCCTCTGTATCAGACCTATTTTACATATGCTTAGCTATGTAAAACTAAGGTCAGAAAGAAGCCAGGAAAGTGGTGTCCTCTCCTGGGAACAAATTCAGAGCTTTAACTTTAATGCATAATTAACACCTAAACTGAAAGTCTCATATGTactattcaattaaaaaaaaagtttgagtgcTTCATATATGCCAAGCATCATGCTAGGTAATGGGGTTACAACAGTGTAATGTGTTCATAGTGTATTAGAGAAAGATCAGAATtagcttttataattttaatgtagtttatttataaaattttcagaatAACTGTTAAGTGCCCTGTCTGTCAATTAATGCTTCTTTAAATCATAGTATTGATGGCAACATTAAGAGACTTTCTCATGATACTCTTTAAAATAATCTTACAGCCCAAGAGACAATGAAGATAttatctctgaaaaagaaaatattttatcttcatctCTGAAGCATCTAGAGTTCATTGAAGAGAAGAATCTTGATGTAACCAAAGAAACAGTGTTACCTGAGAATGTTACGTATCTCTCTAATGCAGAtttaaacaaaagaagaaaagaaataagtgatACGAATCCTAGCATTCAAAGTGCTTTTATTCTGGAAACTCCACACATATATTTTTCTGACTCTGAAAGCAAACTACAGGCAACAGACAAAAGTGAAGAAGAGCAAATAGAAATGGTGGCTGTAAAAGGGTATAGTAAAACTGACACAGATAGTTCTATGGAGAGAGTGTCACCTAGTATTTGCTGTAGTGAAAATAATCAAGAAGACTGTGATCTTGCAAATACTGGAccacttcaaaatgaaaaatcctCACCTGGTGAAATAGTGGAAGAAAGAGCAACAGTAAAGAAAAAAGCCTTTGGGAAACAAAAAAGCAGATCGACTTTGGAAAAGTTCCCAAGACATGAGCTATCAAATTTTGTTGGTGACTGGCCAGTTGATAAGACTATTGGTCAGAGgacaaaaaggaacagaaaaactgaaaaaacttCATCCGTACAAAGTGACAAAAAGTATAATTACCCTCAGTCACACAAATTAGTTAACAGTGTATCTGTGAATATAGATTGTATCCAGCAACGAGGATCTCCACATGAAAGTGTAGAGGATGGCAGAAAGTCACAGTGTGATGATGCTTCAGAGCCACTCGATAGCTATAAATATGATgcttataaaaatattgaaaaaaactcATTCAACATTATGGGTGACTGGCCTTCATCTGATTCTTTAGCTCAGAGGGAACACAGATCAAGAATGCCAAAGACTGGTTTAAGTGAGCCCAACCTAGAAATTGgaacaaatgacaaaatgaatgaaatatccTTATCTACAGCACATGAGGCCTGTTGGGGCACAAGCTCTCAAAAACTAAAGACATTGGGTAGCTCCAATCTAGGAAGTTCTGAAATGCTACTCAGTGAAATGACCTGTGAGAGTCAGACTTGTCTAAGTAAAAAGAGTCATGGGCAACACACATCATTGCCTCTTACTTTTACCAATAGTGCACCAACTGTTTCTGGAGTAGTAGAACCACAAACGTTAGCTGAATGTCAAGAGCAAATGCCTAAGAGAGACCCTGGAAAAGAAGTAGGCATGTGCACCCAGACTGAACCACAGGATTTTGCTcttttatggaaaatagaaaagaataaaattagcatTTCAGATTCTATCAAAGTATTAACAGGAAGATTAGATGGATTTAAGCCGAAAGTTTTCAATATTAACACAAAATCAGATGTTCAAGAAGCAATTCCATATAGAGTAATGTATGATAAAAGCACGTTTGTTGAAGAAAGTGAGCTTACCAGTGCAGATGAATCTGAAAATCTTAACATTCTTTGTAAACTGTTTGGATCCTTTTCATTAGAAGCCCTGAAAGACTTATATGAGAGGTGTAATAAAGATATTATTTGGGCCACAAGCCTTTTGTTGGATTCTGAAACTAAGTTATGTGAGGATACAGAGTTTGAGAATTTCCAAAAATCGTGTGATGGATCACAAATAGGGCCTTTTTCTCTGGGGTTGAATTTGAAAGAAATTATTAGCCAGAGAGGAACTTTAGAGAATTCTAATTCTCCTGTGCCAGAGTTTAGCCATGGGATTGGTATTAGTAACGCTGACTCACAGTCTACTTGTGatgcagaaagaagaaactcaGAGCAGGCGGAAATGAGAGCTGTCACTCCTGAAAACCATGAATCAATGACAAGTATATTTCCCAGTGCTGCTGTGGGTCTAAAGAATAATAATGACATACTTCCTAACAGCCAGGAAGAACTTTTATATAGCAGTAAGCAGTCCTTTCCAGGTATTGTAAAAGCTACTACTCCTAAAGATATgagtgaaacagaaaaaaacctagTAGTCACAGAGACTGGAGACAACATACGTTCtccttcacatttctctgatattTTTAACTTTGTATCTAGTACTTCAAATCTTgaattaaatgaagaaatttattttactgattctcttgaaatgaagagaaatgaaaattttccaaaGGATTATGTgaaattttcagatgaggaagaaTTTATGAATGAAgatgagaaggaaatgaaggaaattcTAATGGCGGGAAGTAGTTTATCAGCTGGAGTTAGTGGGGAAGATAAAACCGAGATATTGAATCCCACTCCAGCGATGGCCAAATCTCTGACCATAGACTGTCTGGAATTGGCATTACCTCCTGAACTGGCTTTTCAACTTAATGAATTATTTGGTCCTGTTGGTATTGATTCAGGTAAGGAAAAAGTAAATGAccatgtgtgtgtctttgtgtgacTAGACTACAGAgggttctattttgtttttttttttctgagatggggagtctcgctctgttgcccaggctggagtgcagtgcctcaatctcggcttactgcaacctctgcctcccaggctcaagtgattctcctgcctcagcctccagagtagctgggattataggcatgtgccaccatacctggctagagAGTTCTATTTTGATTGTAAAATTATATTCTATGTTAACTGAAATGCAAAAGTAATTTTATGTTGCCTAACTTCACATGGTGCCTTATTTTTGACACATTTCTGgaggactttaaaaaatacaataggaAGAAATAGAGAATATTTATATGGAGTTTGTATTTATCCCATACATAGTTTGAACGTTTTCTCTGGTATTTACTTCACACTTAATTGTACAGATGAACCTTTTAAAATCCTTTGGTGCTACTCCAGATACATTTAagacaagattaattttttagaacatatttattgaaaagtcTTGACTAATAGAAATGAATAAAGTAAACATATTTAGACTCATGGAAAGGAATAACTTAGATTTACTGTGAAGCTTTGTATTACTGCAGTAGTCAAGAAGTGTGAAGACAGTAACATAGcatataacataaataaaaatactctaAGATTTAGTAAATAGAAGCATAAGTTAGGAATTAATAATACAAGTTAGTTTTGTGATGCATGAGGTGGTTTAGTATGTTTTCTGCAAATATATAATGAGTAATGATTACAttttcttccctcccccttcccccacaagGGTCTCTAACAGTTGAAGATTGTGTGGTTCATATAGATCTGAATCTGGCGAAAGTGATtcatgagaaatggaaagaatcTGTAATGGTTGGTAGGCTTCTTTCTATAAAGAGCTCCTTTTTTGTCCATTTTGAACCTCTGAATTTCAGTAAAATCTACCACATAATATTAAGGAGTTCTATTGAATTTTGACATTGAGATGGAAGAGTTCTATTGAATTTCGACTTTGAGAGAGAATGGACTTGTACCACTGAACAgattactgtcttttttttctctcttttcagtaGTTTAAATATTTCCAGACAGCCAAATTATATAATTAGCAATGGAGCTCATTGtgattgttgattttttaaaatcttttttctattttagagacagtgtctagCTCCGTTGCCctggttgagtgcagtggcacagtcatagctcactgcagccttgaactactgggcacacgatcctcctgccttagcctccagagtaggtaggactatacaggtgcctgccaccagacctaggtaatttttttttttttttttttttgtggaggtgaggtctcactatgttgcccaggttggttttgaattcctggctttaagtgatcctcctgccttggcctcccaaagtgttgggattataggcatgagccactgtgcctgacctgtttatttttttaagaaaaaaaattataaacagtgAGTTTTTCACTCCCagaattaaagacttcaatgcTGATTGGTTAAATTTCAAAgacagtttttaatttatttaaaaattttttttcagaccgTTCTTCAtaacaagaaattttttttaaaaatgcagtatttttaCCATTCTAGAAGTGGAAAAAATATGTAGCTGTAGTCAtactacataatttttattatctaaCTTTATTGTTTACTTAGATTGAGTAAGAATGGTTTACAGTTATACGAGGAGAAATGATttctagagaaaaataatataaccTTGTATCCTTGTTTACTAATGCACTCCCTGTTTGCCAATCTCTTGCCTGGCTTTTGTGTTTAGGAGCGACAAAGACAAGAAGAGGTGTCTTGTGGCAGGTTTATGCAAGGTAAAGCAcgtgtttttatttctaatgtcTTAATGTTGAAATTTGGTGTGTGTTTGAATTTTAACTCATTCTAAATTACTTCCACAAAATACGGTACCCACAAATTTTCATTtgcaaataaaagttttatttatttatttagagacggagtcttgctctgtcgcccaggctagagtgcagtggtgccattttgtcttactgcaacctctacctcctgggttcaagcaattctcctgcctcagccttccaagtagctgggactacaggtgcgcgccaccacagctggctaatttttgtatttttagtagagatggggtttcaccatattggtcaggctggtcttgaactcctgacctcaggtgatccgcccacctcggtctcccaaagtgctggggttacaggcatgagccaccatgcccagccagttctttaaaaatatttagtattttattgatatgaaatacaataaaacttaaaggggaaaaaagcccCTATAATATATATTGAACTTTCATGAGTGCTGTGGAACACCTAGGGTATGCTCTCAAAACATTTCCTGTTGAGGTTTTGCTCTGCATGAAAGAAAACTTTTGGTTTGAGAGCAATAGAGTGTTCATGTGTTTGATGAAGAACATCATTGAAATATTACTTGGTTATTCAAAGTTTTTATTGATGTCAGTATTGTTAGACCACAAAACCCAACCTGCTTTTTGGTACATCCTGCCAACTTGAAAATATTTGATTCCAGATGACTTCTCTTAGATAGTGTTGTCTTCAGTGACTGTTGCAGGGTGGCAGACCTGTTGTTAAGCATCCTCCTTTTGTGCCTGAGTTCCTCCACAGGCCTCTGTTGTCCACTGCACACTGGGACCAAGGCAAGGAGTTCCACCTTGAAGATTCTTAGGATCCACACCTGTGCTCATGTCATAGCCTCAAGAGCTACAGCTGATGTAGGGATAGAGGTGCCCAAAGGATGGTGTGCAAATGCCAGTATCTATTGTTTCTTCACTCTCTAGGACAGCAGAGGAATGTATCAGAATGTGTTGATACTCCTCTGAGAAGTTGAAATGTTACACATTAAATTCTGTTGTTGTGAACTTCGTAGAATGTTCAGTTCCTTATTTTGAATATCATTTGCCCACTCTTTATTGTGTGCCTTCACTGAGTTACAGGTTTGCCAAAGTAATCGATCTTCTTGGTCCTTAGAATGGGTGGCCAGAGCTGACTAGCTGTTATGGTTGCTCACTTCCAGCTGGCTATAACTTCCTCTGTTTACCAGTGTCGTGTATACATGTCACTATATTTTGGGTTGATATGATATGAAAAAGAGTGGGAAGCATTGAGTCAGTTTAAAATTATACAcagactggctgggtgcggtggctcacgcctgtaatcccagcactttgggaggccgaggagggcggatcacctgaggtcaggagttcaagaccagcctggccaacatggtgaaaccccgtctctactaaaaatacaaaaattagccaggcatggtggcgggcgcctgtaatcccagctacttgggaggctgaggcaggagaatcgcttgaacctgggaggcagaggttgcagtgagccaagattgcgccattgcactccagcctgggcgatagagcaagactccgtctcaaaaaaaaaaaaaaaaaaaattatacacagatcattactcttttaaaatattgctacaTTAACACATACTATTTCTTGCAATGACGTGAAGATGTATTTTACAATTTCAGAGTTGTGTTATATTtacaaactgaaaattaaaaaactgtTCCCTTGGTCTCTGAGGTAAATGTAACAGAGTgaataatgtttaatttatacatttattgttGAGAGTATGACAGTATTTATACTACTTTATAGATCCTTCCTTGGTTGGACATACTGGGCTTGATAATTCCGAACAAAAATCATCTCAGAGAACAGGCAAAAAATTACTGAAGACTTTAACAGCATCTGAAATGCTACCTTTATTGGATCATTGGAATACTCAAACTAAAAAAGTATCACTCAGAGAAATAATGTCAGAAGAAATTGCCTTACAGGAAAAACATAATTTGGTatgaattaatataaatattaagctACTGTCTCTGATTCTGGTTTATTGTGTATGtttactttgtgatttttttcaaagtattttctagtcTAGAATCCATATTTAACCTGATGGAATTTAATGTTAAAATTGAAAACTATTTT
This window harbors:
- the N4BP2 gene encoding NEDD4-binding protein 2 isoform X3, which translates into the protein MDCLLELSATDTKIDESSSQSFVASENQVGAAESEIMEKRPEEESEDSKMDSFLDMQLTEDLDSLIQNAFEKLNSSPDDQVYSFLPSQDVNSFNDSSEFINPDSSNMTPIFSTQNMNLNSENLENSGSTLSLNPLPSHSALNESKCFIKDNTLALESNYPEESLLSSSLNVASDSITGCSSLNRKQKELLESECVEAQFSEAPVDLDASEPQACLNLQGLDLPGTGGDQKSTRVSDLFLPSEGFNFKPHKHPELPTKGKDVSYCPVLAPLPLLLPPPPPPPMWNPMIPAFDLFQGNHGFVAPVVTTAAHWRSVNYTFPPSVISHTSPTKVWRNKDGTSAYQVQETPVSQVVRKKTSYVGLVLVLLRGLPGSGKSFLARTLQEDNPSGVILSTDDYFYINGQYQFDIKYLGEAHEWNQNRAKEAFEKKISPIIIDNTNLQAWEMKPYVALSQKHKYKVLFREPDTWWKFKPKELARRNIHGVSKEKITRMLEHYQRFVSVPIIMSSSVPEKIERIELCAYSCEDRSTSPRDNEDIISEKENILSSSLKHLEFIEEKNLDVTKETVLPENVTYLSNADLNKRRKEISDTNPSIQSAFILETPHIYFSDSESKLQATDKSEEEQIEMVAVKGYSKTDTDSSMERVSPSICCSENNQEDCDLANTGPLQNEKSSPGEIVEERATVKKKAFGKQKSRSTLEKFPRHELSNFVGDWPVDKTIGQRTKRNRKTEKTSSVQSDKKYNYPQSHKLVNSVSVNIDCIQQRGSPHESVEDGRKSQCDDASEPLDSYKYDAYKNIEKNSFNIMGDWPSSDSLAQREHRSRMPKTGLSEPNLEIGTNDKMNEISLSTAHEACWGTSSQKLKTLGSSNLGSSEMLLSEMTCESQTCLSKKSHGQHTSLPLTFTNSAPTVSGVVEPQTLAECQEQMPKRDPGKEVGMCTQTEPQDFALLWKIEKNKISISDSIKVLTGRLDGFKPKVFNINTKSDVQEAIPYRVMYDKSTFVEESELTSADESENLNILCKLFGSFSLEALKDLYERCNKDIIWATSLLLDSETKLCEDTEFENFQKSCDGSQIGPFSLGLNLKEIISQRGTLENSNSPVPEFSHGIGISNADSQSTCDAERRNSEQAEMRAVTPENHESMTSIFPSAAVGLKNNNDILPNSQEELLYSSKQSFPGIVKATTPKDMSETEKNLVVTETGDNIRSPSHFSDIFNFVSSTSNLELNEEIYFTDSLEMKRNENFPKDYVKFSDEEEFMNEDEKEMKEILMAGSSLSAGVSGEDKTEILNPTPAMAKSLTIDCLELALPPELAFQLNELFGPVGIDSGSLTVEDCVVHIDLNLAKVIHEKWKESVMERQRQEEVSCGRFMQDPSLVGHTGLDNSEQKSSQRTGKKLLKTLTASEMLPLLDHWNTQTKKVSLREIMSEEIALQEKHNLKRETLMFEKDCATKLKEKQLFKIFPAINQNFLVDIFKDHNYSLEHTVQFLNCVLEGDPVKTVVAQEFVHQNENVTSHTGQKAKEKKPKKLKETEETPSELSFQDFEYPDYDDYRAEAFLHQQKRMECYSKAKEAYRIGKKNVATFYAQQGTLHEQKMKEANHLAAIEIFEKVNASLLPQNVLDLHGLHVDEALEHLMRVLEKKTEEFKQNGGKPYLSVITGRGNHSQGGVARIKPAVIKYLISHSFRFSEIKPGCLKVMLK